From a single Bryobacter aggregatus MPL3 genomic region:
- the trxB gene encoding thioredoxin-disulfide reductase — MHNVVILGSGCAGNTAAIYTARAGLKPLVLMGREPGGQLSITSEVENFPGFPEGIMGPQLVENMKLQAERFGAEFRHGTVIESDLSKRPFRLNVDGEWIETATLIVATGASARWLGIPGEQHLIGKGVSSCATCDGFFYRNLKIMVVGGGDSALEEANFLTRFSNVMLVHRREQFRGSKIMIERVAANPKVQMVMNTVVDEVVANATGVVGAAKLRNLVTGEVTHQEVDGFFVAIGHIPNTKPFIGQLDLDEEGYILSHGGARTNIPGVFHAGDVQDRQYRQAITASGAGCMAAIEAERFLEAEGH, encoded by the coding sequence ATGCATAATGTCGTGATTCTCGGTTCCGGCTGCGCGGGCAATACCGCAGCGATTTATACGGCCCGGGCTGGCCTGAAGCCTCTTGTCCTGATGGGCCGCGAGCCCGGGGGCCAACTTTCGATTACCTCGGAAGTGGAGAATTTCCCCGGCTTCCCCGAAGGCATCATGGGGCCGCAGCTGGTTGAGAATATGAAGCTGCAAGCGGAGCGCTTTGGCGCGGAATTCCGCCACGGCACCGTGATTGAATCCGACTTGTCGAAGCGGCCATTCCGCCTGAATGTCGATGGCGAGTGGATTGAAACCGCCACGCTGATTGTGGCCACTGGCGCCAGTGCGCGCTGGCTCGGCATTCCTGGCGAGCAACATCTGATCGGCAAGGGTGTCAGCTCCTGCGCCACTTGCGACGGTTTTTTCTATCGCAACCTGAAGATCATGGTGGTGGGCGGTGGGGATAGCGCGCTTGAGGAAGCAAACTTCCTAACCCGTTTCTCGAACGTTATGCTGGTGCACCGGCGCGAGCAGTTCCGTGGCTCAAAGATCATGATCGAGCGTGTGGCTGCCAACCCGAAGGTGCAGATGGTGATGAATACGGTGGTGGATGAAGTGGTGGCGAACGCGACTGGTGTGGTGGGCGCGGCGAAGCTGCGCAATCTGGTGACTGGCGAGGTGACGCACCAGGAAGTCGACGGCTTCTTTGTCGCGATCGGACATATTCCCAATACGAAGCCATTCATTGGGCAGTTGGATCTCGATGAAGAGGGGTATATTCTCTCTCATGGGGGGGCGCGTACGAACATTCCTGGCGTCTTCCACGCGGGTGACGTGCAAGACCGGCAGTACCGGCAGGCCATCACGGCCAGCGGCGCCGGTTGCATGGCCGCAATTGAAGCAGAACGTTTTCTTGAGGCTGAAGGACACTAA
- a CDS encoding SDR family NAD(P)-dependent oxidoreductase, producing MTLAGRTAIVTGGASGLGEACVRALAAAQCTVVIADLNEEKGTALAHELGALTQFCRTDVCDEADVLAALDEGERLDIAINCAGIATAERTLGKDGPLDLERFERVLRINLLGTFNVTRLAAAMMAKNEPGPDGERGVIVNTSSVAAFDGQIGQAAYAASKGAVAAMTLPLAREFARIGIRVLAIAPGLFHTPLLAGLPEEAMKQLAATVPFPARLGEPSEFASLALHLVQNRMMNGEVVRLDGALRMAPR from the coding sequence ATGACCCTGGCTGGCCGAACCGCGATTGTCACTGGTGGGGCTTCCGGTCTCGGCGAAGCCTGTGTGCGTGCGCTGGCGGCTGCGCAGTGTACGGTTGTGATTGCCGATCTGAACGAAGAGAAGGGCACTGCCCTTGCGCATGAATTGGGGGCGCTCACGCAGTTCTGCCGCACGGATGTCTGCGACGAGGCCGATGTTCTAGCTGCGCTGGACGAAGGGGAACGGCTGGATATCGCGATCAATTGCGCGGGGATTGCGACAGCCGAACGGACTCTTGGCAAAGACGGCCCGCTTGATCTGGAGCGCTTTGAGCGCGTATTGCGCATCAACTTGTTGGGAACTTTCAACGTCACCCGTCTTGCTGCCGCAATGATGGCGAAGAATGAACCAGGGCCAGACGGGGAGCGGGGCGTGATTGTGAACACCAGTTCCGTGGCCGCCTTTGATGGACAAATCGGACAGGCTGCCTATGCCGCATCGAAAGGTGCGGTTGCCGCCATGACTCTTCCGCTGGCCCGCGAGTTTGCCCGGATTGGGATTCGAGTCCTCGCGATTGCTCCGGGACTCTTTCACACACCTTTATTAGCGGGCTTACCGGAAGAAGCAATGAAGCAATTGGCTGCGACTGTGCCCTTTCCTGCCCGCCTGGGAGAACCCTCCGAGTTTGCGAGCCTTGCTCTGCATCTGGTGCAAAACCGGATGATGAACGGCGAAGTGGTGCGGCTCGATGGCGCCTTACGAATGGCGCCGCGTTAG
- a CDS encoding class I SAM-dependent methyltransferase, translating into MTNLEGILENWRTERIPVTIANRTRRIYSLVAGVYPVSSYLFHAKAHRIALDFAAIKDGMNVLEVAVGSGEMFSRIAERNSKGLNVGVDISPEMAAMTMQRMRREHPKINCTIEASDARMMPFRDQSFDAVMCCYLLELLASNDIVRTLNEVKRVLKPGGTFTLIMIGQNREYFNRAYRVASKLVPAFWGQQMDKRGIELLEACGFTTEKERTITQTLYPSRIVLTRRHS; encoded by the coding sequence TTGACAAATCTCGAAGGTATTCTCGAAAACTGGCGGACCGAGAGGATCCCAGTCACGATCGCCAATCGGACACGCCGTATCTACAGTCTTGTAGCAGGCGTCTATCCGGTTTCGAGCTATCTCTTTCACGCTAAGGCCCACCGCATCGCGCTCGATTTTGCCGCGATCAAGGATGGCATGAACGTGTTGGAAGTAGCGGTCGGGTCTGGTGAAATGTTCTCGCGCATCGCAGAGCGAAACAGCAAAGGCCTGAATGTAGGTGTGGATATCTCCCCGGAGATGGCCGCGATGACCATGCAACGCATGCGTCGGGAACACCCCAAGATCAATTGCACAATCGAGGCATCGGATGCGCGCATGATGCCCTTCCGCGACCAAAGCTTTGACGCGGTGATGTGCTGTTACCTGCTTGAACTCCTCGCCTCAAACGACATTGTGCGCACGCTCAATGAAGTGAAGCGCGTATTGAAGCCCGGTGGCACCTTTACCTTGATCATGATTGGCCAGAATCGCGAATACTTCAATCGTGCCTATCGGGTTGCGTCCAAGCTTGTTCCAGCCTTCTGGGGCCAGCAAATGGACAAACGGGGGATTGAACTCCTCGAAGCCTGCGGCTTCACGACGGAAAAAGAGCGCACCATCACACAAACGCTCTATCCATCACGCATCGTTCTAACGCGGCGCCATTCGTAA
- a CDS encoding sensor histidine kinase: protein MVEPTFVLLLFNLGVAASLASILSRIPAFQRMLLREQRTMTQRLEMALAFGTIFGASAAARVLTGTYQAADLTLAGAYLAGLLGGYVTGLVSGILMSLPAMFAQELLAMPLYAGIGVIGGLVRDFAPNPEEIWRYSPLFDILGFWRVLRNRALAPAWRYRILITLGVLVAESLRLTGQLLFKSKIVHNKIIFSPVSLNDTPLSLWIGALCGTSIFCTLLPIKIWNTTRMESMLSRQQRLIAEARLAALTSQINPHFLFNTLNSVSSLIRIDQDRARAMIYKLSNVLRRAMKNTDNFAPLRDELAFIDDYFSIELVRFGEKLRFVRDVAANTLDVLVPSMVLQPLIENSIKHGLAGKLDGGTIWLRASIVDENRLLLVVEDDGEGIPEEKMADLFGTGSGIGVSNVKARLEVLFSNSYRMSVDSRLGHGTRTEIEIPASKTAITGIH, encoded by the coding sequence ATGGTCGAACCGACGTTCGTCCTGCTTCTTTTCAATCTTGGCGTTGCAGCTTCTTTGGCTTCGATTCTCTCCCGCATTCCTGCCTTCCAGCGGATGTTGTTGCGGGAGCAAAGGACGATGACCCAGCGGCTGGAGATGGCGCTTGCCTTTGGAACCATCTTTGGAGCCAGTGCCGCCGCACGAGTTCTCACCGGAACCTACCAGGCCGCCGATCTGACCCTGGCCGGCGCCTATTTAGCCGGACTCCTGGGCGGCTATGTCACCGGGTTGGTCAGTGGCATCCTGATGAGCTTGCCGGCCATGTTTGCCCAGGAGCTTCTCGCCATGCCCCTCTATGCAGGCATCGGCGTCATTGGCGGCCTGGTGCGCGACTTCGCCCCCAACCCCGAAGAAATCTGGCGTTATTCTCCGCTCTTCGACATTCTGGGCTTCTGGCGCGTCCTGCGGAATCGTGCGCTGGCGCCGGCCTGGCGCTACCGGATTCTCATTACCCTCGGCGTCCTGGTGGCTGAGAGCCTGCGGCTCACAGGGCAACTTCTCTTCAAGAGCAAAATTGTTCACAACAAGATCATCTTTAGTCCGGTCAGCCTCAATGACACGCCCCTCAGCCTTTGGATTGGCGCACTCTGCGGCACCTCTATCTTTTGCACTCTGCTGCCAATCAAGATCTGGAACACCACCCGCATGGAAAGCATGCTGTCACGGCAGCAACGGCTGATTGCAGAAGCAAGACTGGCAGCACTCACCAGCCAGATCAATCCGCACTTTCTATTCAACACCCTGAATAGCGTCTCCAGCCTGATCCGCATCGATCAAGACCGGGCGCGCGCCATGATCTACAAGCTATCGAATGTGCTGCGCCGCGCCATGAAGAACACCGACAACTTTGCGCCGTTACGGGATGAACTGGCCTTCATCGACGATTATTTCTCGATCGAACTCGTCCGCTTTGGAGAAAAGCTCCGCTTTGTCCGTGATGTCGCAGCCAACACCCTGGACGTCCTGGTTCCGTCGATGGTGCTGCAGCCGCTGATCGAGAACTCGATCAAGCATGGGCTCGCCGGAAAGCTCGATGGCGGCACGATTTGGCTACGCGCCTCCATTGTCGATGAGAACCGTCTGCTGCTGGTGGTGGAAGACGATGGCGAAGGAATTCCGGAGGAAAAAATGGCCGATCTTTTCGGAACCGGGAGTGGAATCGGCGTCTCCAATGTGAAAGCGCGCCTCGAAGTCCTGTTCAGCAACAGCTACCGGATGTCGGTGGACAGCCGTCTCGGCCATGGAACCCGCACAGAGATTGAAATTCCGGCCAGCAAAACGGCCATAACTGGAATACACTAA
- the ribA gene encoding GTP cyclohydrolase II, which yields MELVHAAEADFPTKFGHFRIHAFEWLDAGKREEAVAVTLGDLRSLPPPILRIHSQCLTGDVFHSLRCDCREQLEMALAAIGAEGRGLIIYEMKEGRGIGIINKLRAYQLQDEGADTVEANEALGLEVDLRNYRLPAAICQYFQIPAVRLMSNNPDKIAALELADIRVSERVPIIAPGSEHSQDYLDVKRAKLGHLL from the coding sequence ATGGAGCTTGTTCACGCCGCTGAAGCGGACTTCCCCACAAAGTTCGGCCATTTCCGGATTCATGCCTTTGAATGGCTCGACGCAGGAAAAAGGGAAGAGGCCGTCGCCGTGACGCTCGGCGATCTTCGATCTTTGCCACCGCCGATTCTCCGCATCCACAGCCAGTGCCTGACGGGAGACGTCTTTCACAGCTTGCGTTGCGATTGCCGGGAGCAACTGGAAATGGCGCTGGCGGCGATCGGCGCCGAGGGGCGTGGCCTGATTATTTACGAGATGAAGGAAGGGCGGGGAATCGGCATTATCAACAAGTTACGTGCCTACCAGCTCCAGGATGAAGGCGCCGATACGGTTGAGGCAAATGAAGCGCTTGGTCTCGAAGTGGATCTTCGCAACTATAGACTTCCTGCCGCGATCTGCCAGTATTTTCAGATTCCGGCTGTTCGGCTTATGTCCAATAACCCGGACAAGATTGCCGCACTTGAGCTGGCCGATATCCGGGTGTCGGAGCGGGTTCCGATCATTGCGCCGGGTAGCGAACATTCCCAGGATTATCTCGATGTGAAGCGTGCGAAGCTCGGGCATTTGCTTTAG
- a CDS encoding matrixin family metalloprotease produces MQQSLFLSILIVLSLAVGSSAATKDVDLGRDVRAAKSVVLGNVERTLSYFGEDGEIYTEVSLQVEAKLKDGFGIADFLTFTTPGGEVGDVGVLYSSAPRFLTGEPVMVFLEEAGQGLRATAKYPMNREQIAELDMTPLDLLVEVGRVIGEDKRTRVGAWEREWQRSGEFLAKNNQATPEASAAPVCYKLLGPKWAAKSASYRLDASLPSGFAAVVSEAAASWANAGSAFKFSTDSASPNTVNYAPIATAGVLAQTRVSYQPSTNTIASFTLTFNTNYIWTTTGEAGKFDVQNVGTHELGHALGLDHPVDASCSEQTMWASASAGETKKRTLEAGDQEGQITIYGAAATATPVIPTTPALVPSFTYVYLYAIPRVNTAFKAAVLGKNFDAKTLQFVFKGPGCPAEGCVVDTPAIQPLISTQAVGPFTPPAMGDYSLYLRNGPAGALSAMSAKFSVR; encoded by the coding sequence GTGCAGCAGTCTCTCTTTCTTTCGATCCTGATCGTCCTGAGCCTTGCAGTTGGGAGCAGTGCGGCGACGAAAGATGTCGATCTCGGACGGGATGTCCGGGCAGCCAAGTCGGTTGTCCTCGGAAATGTGGAACGGACCCTGAGCTATTTCGGGGAAGACGGAGAGATCTATACCGAAGTGAGCTTGCAGGTTGAGGCGAAGCTCAAGGATGGCTTCGGTATAGCAGATTTCCTGACATTCACGACGCCTGGCGGAGAGGTAGGCGACGTGGGTGTTTTGTATTCGAGCGCGCCTCGCTTTCTGACCGGAGAGCCGGTGATGGTGTTTCTCGAAGAAGCCGGACAAGGCTTGCGAGCCACGGCGAAGTACCCTATGAATCGCGAGCAGATTGCAGAGCTCGACATGACGCCGCTCGACCTTCTCGTGGAGGTGGGCCGGGTGATCGGGGAAGACAAGCGTACCCGGGTTGGGGCATGGGAGCGTGAATGGCAACGCAGCGGAGAGTTTCTTGCAAAAAATAATCAGGCCACTCCGGAAGCCAGTGCCGCTCCGGTCTGCTACAAACTATTGGGACCGAAGTGGGCGGCAAAATCGGCAAGCTACCGGCTCGACGCCAGTCTGCCGTCTGGCTTTGCCGCGGTTGTCAGCGAAGCTGCCGCATCCTGGGCGAACGCAGGATCTGCCTTCAAGTTCTCGACCGATTCTGCGAGCCCCAACACCGTCAACTATGCACCGATTGCCACCGCCGGAGTGCTCGCCCAAACTCGCGTGTCCTACCAACCCTCCACCAACACAATTGCCAGCTTTACACTCACCTTCAACACCAACTACATCTGGACCACGACAGGAGAAGCAGGGAAGTTCGACGTTCAGAATGTCGGCACACATGAACTCGGGCATGCCCTTGGCCTCGACCATCCGGTTGACGCCAGTTGCTCCGAACAAACGATGTGGGCTTCAGCATCCGCCGGTGAAACGAAAAAGCGCACGTTGGAGGCGGGAGATCAAGAAGGACAGATCACAATTTATGGCGCTGCGGCCACGGCAACTCCGGTCATTCCCACCACGCCCGCACTCGTCCCCAGCTTCACCTATGTCTATCTCTATGCCATCCCCAGAGTGAATACGGCCTTCAAGGCCGCCGTACTCGGCAAGAACTTCGACGCGAAGACGTTACAGTTTGTCTTCAAAGGTCCAGGCTGCCCGGCAGAGGGCTGCGTTGTCGATACGCCTGCCATACAACCACTGATCTCGACACAAGCCGTTGGCCCCTTCACGCCCCCGGCGATGGGGGACTATTCCCTCTATCTCCGCAATGGCCCGGCAGGAGCTCTTTCCGCGATGTCTGCAAAGTTCAGCGTCCGCTAA
- a CDS encoding M14 family zinc carboxypeptidase, with protein sequence MRSVILLLLALNLFGQKKIAEMWPGAQYDPAVPTIQKTLGFEVGERIASHANLMKYFEALAAAQPHRVKLVEYARTWEGRKLVVAFVGNETNIQRLPEIQANIKKLADPRQTNEAEAQRLIANLPALVMLAYGVHGNEISSPDAAMMTAYHLLASKNDKTVDAILANTVILFDPIQNPDGRDRFVHHFEIAEGLEPIANPVAAEHVEPWPNGRTNHYMVDMNRDWFAMTQPETRGRIKTLLDWYPLVFVDLHEMNGDSTYYFTPEAVPYNPHIVKSQREILVTFGRNDAKWFDQFGFRYFTREVYDAFYPGYGASWPIYYGGVAMTYENASARGLLWEKSDGTTFSFAQSVQKHFVAGIATCETAAAQRKTLLENFYQYRKSAIEEGKTEENKEYVLLRQGDTAAADKLADLLAAQGIEVRQAKDTFQVEGTTAPQGSYLISAAQPMKRMIRTFLDPDTKLEEEFLKEQERRRKKKQRDEIYDVTGWSMPIQFNVKQVISKSALHVPGDPVLPGKMPAGKLIGGKASVAYLVPWGTQASGRFLAAAFQANLRVISAGKAFTQSGRKYPNGTLILQVQDNPASVHDMVAKLVLATGAEVVAMNSSWVDDGPNYGSNLNFNLKKPNIAIIWDAPVSGASAGATAYVIERQFGYPVTRIRGRSFATADLSKFQVLIVPESIGSGLPAELGAGLRRIKDWVAGGGVIVGVGSATAFLTNAQVGLLPIQQEMLAKEPGTPAGTGPAAEPGGRRTATGVTATPAVSTPAGDGGPVAGRIFTKEEDYLKSIQNERELPDDVAGVLCKAKVDTESWIGAGAQDHVNALVSGRAIYSPIKIDRGINAAVYTGPGDLLQSGYMWEENRKQLAYKPFVVVSSEGRGLVVAFTADPNYRGYMDGLNILFLNAILRGPGVVR encoded by the coding sequence ATGCGATCGGTCATTCTGCTGTTGCTGGCGCTGAATCTGTTTGGACAAAAGAAAATTGCCGAGATGTGGCCAGGCGCACAGTACGACCCGGCCGTGCCAACGATTCAAAAAACGCTCGGCTTTGAGGTTGGAGAGCGGATCGCCTCTCATGCCAACCTCATGAAGTATTTTGAGGCGCTGGCCGCAGCACAACCCCATCGCGTCAAGCTTGTCGAGTATGCCAGGACTTGGGAAGGCCGCAAACTCGTGGTTGCCTTCGTCGGCAATGAAACAAACATCCAGCGGCTGCCGGAGATCCAGGCAAATATCAAGAAACTGGCCGATCCGCGCCAGACCAACGAGGCAGAAGCACAGCGCCTGATTGCAAACTTACCGGCCTTGGTGATGCTCGCTTATGGAGTACATGGCAACGAGATCTCGAGCCCGGACGCGGCCATGATGACGGCCTATCATCTGCTCGCCAGCAAGAACGACAAGACCGTGGATGCGATTCTGGCCAACACCGTTATCCTCTTTGACCCGATCCAGAATCCCGATGGCCGCGACCGTTTTGTACATCATTTCGAGATTGCCGAGGGCCTGGAGCCGATCGCGAATCCCGTGGCCGCCGAGCATGTCGAGCCCTGGCCGAACGGCCGCACCAACCATTACATGGTCGACATGAACCGTGACTGGTTCGCGATGACCCAGCCCGAAACACGGGGACGCATCAAGACCCTGCTCGATTGGTATCCGCTCGTCTTTGTCGACCTGCACGAGATGAACGGCGACTCGACTTATTACTTCACTCCCGAAGCCGTCCCCTACAATCCACACATCGTCAAATCCCAACGCGAGATTCTGGTCACCTTCGGCAGGAACGATGCAAAGTGGTTTGACCAGTTTGGCTTCCGCTACTTCACCCGTGAAGTCTATGACGCGTTCTATCCCGGCTATGGCGCCAGTTGGCCGATCTATTATGGCGGCGTCGCGATGACTTATGAGAATGCGAGCGCCCGCGGTCTGTTGTGGGAGAAATCGGACGGCACCACCTTCAGCTTTGCGCAGAGCGTGCAGAAGCATTTTGTTGCGGGCATCGCCACGTGTGAGACCGCAGCAGCACAGCGGAAAACCCTGCTCGAGAATTTCTATCAATATCGCAAGAGCGCCATCGAAGAAGGCAAGACCGAGGAGAACAAGGAGTATGTGTTGCTGCGCCAGGGTGACACTGCCGCCGCCGATAAACTGGCCGATCTACTGGCGGCCCAGGGAATTGAAGTCCGGCAGGCGAAGGATACCTTCCAGGTGGAAGGAACAACGGCGCCACAAGGGTCTTATCTGATCAGTGCCGCGCAGCCGATGAAGCGGATGATTCGCACCTTCCTCGACCCGGACACGAAGCTCGAAGAGGAGTTTCTGAAGGAGCAGGAGCGGCGGCGCAAAAAGAAGCAGCGCGATGAAATCTACGATGTCACGGGCTGGAGCATGCCGATTCAGTTCAATGTGAAGCAAGTCATCTCCAAGAGTGCGCTGCATGTCCCGGGGGATCCGGTGCTGCCAGGGAAGATGCCAGCTGGCAAACTCATTGGAGGCAAGGCCAGCGTTGCCTATCTGGTGCCCTGGGGAACCCAGGCGAGCGGGCGTTTTCTGGCCGCCGCCTTCCAGGCGAATCTCCGGGTGATCAGCGCAGGCAAAGCCTTTACCCAGAGTGGCCGCAAGTATCCGAACGGCACACTGATCTTGCAGGTCCAGGACAATCCGGCGTCTGTACACGATATGGTCGCCAAGCTGGTGCTGGCCACCGGAGCGGAAGTCGTGGCCATGAACTCAAGTTGGGTGGACGACGGACCCAATTACGGATCCAACCTGAACTTCAATTTGAAGAAGCCGAATATCGCCATCATCTGGGATGCGCCGGTATCCGGCGCAAGTGCTGGAGCAACGGCTTATGTCATCGAACGCCAGTTTGGCTATCCGGTCACACGCATCCGGGGCCGCAGTTTCGCCACAGCGGATCTGAGTAAGTTCCAGGTGCTGATCGTGCCGGAAAGTATCGGCAGCGGTCTCCCTGCAGAACTGGGAGCAGGTCTGCGGCGGATCAAAGACTGGGTCGCCGGTGGAGGCGTCATCGTGGGAGTGGGGTCAGCGACTGCGTTCTTGACGAATGCTCAGGTCGGGCTGCTGCCCATCCAGCAGGAGATGCTCGCGAAAGAGCCCGGCACTCCGGCTGGGACAGGACCGGCCGCTGAGCCAGGCGGCAGGCGCACGGCAACGGGTGTCACGGCCACTCCGGCAGTAAGCACGCCGGCTGGCGACGGCGGTCCCGTGGCCGGGAGAATCTTCACGAAGGAAGAAGACTATCTGAAATCGATCCAGAATGAACGCGAGTTACCAGACGATGTCGCAGGAGTGCTGTGCAAGGCCAAAGTCGATACGGAGAGCTGGATTGGCGCCGGCGCGCAGGATCATGTCAATGCGCTGGTGAGCGGGCGGGCGATCTACTCGCCCATCAAGATCGATCGCGGCATCAATGCTGCGGTGTATACCGGCCCGGGCGATCTGCTGCAGAGCGGCTACATGTGGGAAGAGAATCGCAAGCAACTTGCGTACAAACCATTCGTGGTGGTGAGCAGTGAAGGCCGAGGGCTGGTGGTCGCCTTTACCGCCGATCCGAATTATCGCGGCTACATGGACGGACTGAATATTCTCTTTCTGAATGCGATTTTGCGCGGTCCGGGAGTTGTCCGCTAG
- a CDS encoding alpha/beta fold hydrolase, translating into MVTRLMRNYERNGLADDASLYPAPGALIDIGGRSLHIQKQGAGPATVVLEAGIAASSLSWRLVDAEIAKFATVYSYDRAGLGWSPYNDRPKIARDLIEEMRLVLTAAQVPTPRIVVGHSFGGMLMRMYASMYPEEVAGVVLVDALTAEEWFPLDSRRTRILQRATQLSRRGIWLAERGIVRFALHSVERGSWMIPSILSKLSGAGRMNVPQKISGQIQKLPPDVRRQVRAHWSRATSFRTMSEYLANLPASCAQAQLCPDLGGTPLIVLAAEQGDDGNQGRQAKLAKLSRRGDFRVVPGAGHWILLDKPQAVIEAVHDLVIALP; encoded by the coding sequence ATGGTCACAAGGCTCATGCGGAACTATGAGCGCAACGGCTTGGCTGACGATGCAAGCCTTTACCCTGCCCCTGGCGCACTCATCGATATTGGTGGGCGTTCGTTACACATCCAAAAGCAAGGTGCGGGTCCAGCAACGGTCGTACTGGAAGCAGGCATTGCCGCCTCGAGCTTGAGCTGGCGGCTGGTGGATGCGGAGATCGCCAAGTTCGCCACGGTTTACTCCTACGATCGCGCGGGATTGGGCTGGTCTCCTTACAACGACAGACCCAAGATTGCCCGCGACCTCATTGAGGAGATGCGGTTGGTGCTCACAGCAGCGCAGGTCCCCACTCCGCGTATCGTGGTGGGCCACAGCTTCGGCGGCATGTTGATGCGAATGTACGCATCTATGTATCCCGAAGAAGTCGCGGGAGTCGTTTTGGTGGATGCGCTCACGGCAGAGGAATGGTTCCCGCTCGACAGCCGGCGCACACGGATCCTACAACGAGCAACGCAGTTATCGCGGCGCGGGATCTGGCTCGCAGAGCGTGGCATTGTTCGTTTCGCACTCCACTCGGTAGAGCGTGGGAGTTGGATGATTCCTTCGATTCTCAGCAAGTTGAGCGGAGCAGGCCGTATGAATGTACCGCAGAAGATCTCAGGCCAGATTCAGAAGTTGCCACCAGACGTGAGACGGCAGGTGCGGGCACATTGGTCGCGAGCCACTTCGTTCCGCACCATGTCGGAGTACCTCGCCAACTTACCGGCCTCTTGCGCCCAGGCGCAGCTTTGTCCTGATCTGGGCGGCACGCCGCTCATTGTGCTCGCCGCAGAACAGGGCGACGATGGGAATCAGGGCCGGCAAGCAAAGCTCGCGAAACTGTCGCGCCGCGGAGACTTTCGCGTGGTTCCAGGCGCCGGACACTGGATTCTGTTGGACAAGCCCCAGGCCGTGATTGAAGCCGTCCATGACCTTGTAATTGCATTACCCTAG
- a CDS encoding DUF4252 domain-containing protein, protein MTRFLLILSLGVLALAEQALDLGALKGLEDKAKEATSIDLGPDQLKLMMGFANDGGSKDLQNLARTIELVQVRTYEFDKENMYSLADMEALRAKVKNSDFVPFLSVKEKKGFTEILMRKGPKGLRGFVLLSAEPREITVINIVGDLDLNSLSKLSGKFGIPEINLGTGSKGGNKEDEN, encoded by the coding sequence ATGACCCGTTTTTTATTGATTCTGAGCTTGGGTGTTCTCGCTTTGGCCGAACAGGCCCTGGACCTTGGAGCCTTGAAAGGCCTCGAGGACAAAGCCAAGGAAGCAACCAGTATTGACCTGGGGCCCGATCAGTTGAAACTGATGATGGGATTCGCCAACGACGGCGGTAGTAAGGACCTGCAAAATCTCGCCCGCACCATCGAACTCGTCCAGGTACGCACCTATGAGTTCGACAAGGAAAACATGTACAGTCTGGCGGACATGGAAGCATTGCGTGCCAAGGTGAAAAATTCGGATTTTGTTCCCTTTCTCTCCGTCAAGGAGAAGAAGGGCTTCACCGAGATCCTCATGCGCAAAGGACCGAAAGGGCTACGCGGTTTTGTGTTGCTATCGGCAGAGCCCCGGGAGATCACGGTGATTAACATCGTTGGCGATCTGGACCTGAACTCGCTCAGCAAGTTGAGCGGCAAGTTCGGAATTCCGGAGATCAATCTGGGCACCGGGAGCAAGGGGGGGAATAAGGAAGACGAGAATTAA
- a CDS encoding RNA polymerase sigma factor codes for MAMLPSFTELVHGHQSMVFSIALRALGNRAVAEDLTQEVFLSLHENLSGIESEEHARRWLRRAVVNRTIDEMRRRQRRRGPSLEEIAEPAVSSEESDPFLLDQLRKSVRALPPLARMLTILRFQEEMEPREIAAQLDIPVATVKSRLHRTMKILRGKLERQPRVRSGT; via the coding sequence ATGGCAATGTTGCCGAGCTTTACCGAGCTGGTACATGGGCACCAGTCGATGGTTTTCTCCATCGCACTGCGGGCCCTGGGAAACCGTGCCGTCGCGGAAGATCTGACGCAGGAGGTATTTCTGAGCCTGCATGAGAATCTTTCAGGAATCGAGAGTGAAGAGCACGCGCGGCGTTGGCTGCGCCGTGCGGTGGTGAATCGCACAATTGATGAGATGCGCCGCCGTCAGCGCCGTCGTGGCCCCTCACTCGAAGAGATTGCGGAGCCTGCGGTGAGCTCGGAAGAGAGCGATCCGTTTTTGCTCGATCAGCTTCGAAAGTCCGTACGCGCATTGCCGCCTCTGGCCCGGATGCTGACAATCTTGCGATTCCAGGAAGAGATGGAACCACGCGAGATTGCCGCGCAGTTGGACATTCCAGTAGCGACCGTGAAGAGCCGTCTGCATCGGACCATGAAAATTTTGCGGGGCAAGCTTGAAAGGCAGCCACGAGTAAGGAGTGGGACATGA